A portion of the Glandiceps talaboti chromosome 13, keGlaTala1.1, whole genome shotgun sequence genome contains these proteins:
- the LOC144444607 gene encoding ras-related protein Rab-38-like isoform X1 produces MSGKRADIMYKQNVYKAAQEWNQSATGEKREHLYKVLVIGDLGTGKTSVIKRYVHQFFSQHYRATIGVDFALKVINWDADTLIRLQLWDIAGQERFGNMTRVYYKEAVGAFIVFDVTRASTFEAVQKWKNDLDSKVQLPNGQNIPVVLLANKCDQAKEGLVNNATQMDEYCKEKGFIGWFETSAKENINIDEAARFLVTTILANDRAMNHDEPQDKDKFALDGSGVNEETDGKGSCC; encoded by the exons ATGTCAGGTAAACGAGCAGATattatgtacaaacaaaatgtGTACAAAGCTGCACAAGAGTGGAACCAG TCAGCTACCGGTGAAAAAAGAGAACATTTATACAAAGTACTTGTTATTGGTGACTTAGGTACAGGTAAAACCAGTGTCATCAAGAGATATGTACACCAGTTTTTCTCACAACATTACAGAGCTACT ATTGGTGTTGATTTTGCGTTAAAAGTTATTAATTGGGATGCAGATACATTGATACGTTTACAACTATGGGACATTGCTG GGCAGGAACGGTTTGGTAATATGACAAGGGTATACTACAAGGAGGCAGTAGGTGCATTTATTGTGTTTGATGTGACCAGGGCATCAACATTCGAAGCTGTACAGAAATGGAAAAATGACTTAGACAGTAAAGTTCAACTTCCAAATGGTCAAAATATTCCTGTAGTTCTCTTAGCAAATAAG TGTGATCAAGCCAAGGAAGGTTTAGTAAACAATGCAACTCAAATGGACGAATACTGTAAAGAGAAGGGTTTCATTGGTTGGTTTGAAACGTCAGCGAAAGAAAACATCAATATTGATGAAGCAGCCAGGTTTCTTGTTACAACG ATTTTAGCCAACGATAGAGCAATGAACCACGATGAACCACAAGACAAAGATAAATTTGCACTTGATGGATCAGGCGTTAATGAAGAAACTGATGGCAAAGGGTCCTGTTGTTGA
- the LOC144444607 gene encoding ras-related protein Rab-32-like isoform X2 has protein sequence MSATGEKREHLYKVLVIGDLGTGKTSVIKRYVHQFFSQHYRATIGVDFALKVINWDADTLIRLQLWDIAGQERFGNMTRVYYKEAVGAFIVFDVTRASTFEAVQKWKNDLDSKVQLPNGQNIPVVLLANKCDQAKEGLVNNATQMDEYCKEKGFIGWFETSAKENINIDEAARFLVTTILANDRAMNHDEPQDKDKFALDGSGVNEETDGKGSCC, from the exons ATG TCAGCTACCGGTGAAAAAAGAGAACATTTATACAAAGTACTTGTTATTGGTGACTTAGGTACAGGTAAAACCAGTGTCATCAAGAGATATGTACACCAGTTTTTCTCACAACATTACAGAGCTACT ATTGGTGTTGATTTTGCGTTAAAAGTTATTAATTGGGATGCAGATACATTGATACGTTTACAACTATGGGACATTGCTG GGCAGGAACGGTTTGGTAATATGACAAGGGTATACTACAAGGAGGCAGTAGGTGCATTTATTGTGTTTGATGTGACCAGGGCATCAACATTCGAAGCTGTACAGAAATGGAAAAATGACTTAGACAGTAAAGTTCAACTTCCAAATGGTCAAAATATTCCTGTAGTTCTCTTAGCAAATAAG TGTGATCAAGCCAAGGAAGGTTTAGTAAACAATGCAACTCAAATGGACGAATACTGTAAAGAGAAGGGTTTCATTGGTTGGTTTGAAACGTCAGCGAAAGAAAACATCAATATTGATGAAGCAGCCAGGTTTCTTGTTACAACG ATTTTAGCCAACGATAGAGCAATGAACCACGATGAACCACAAGACAAAGATAAATTTGCACTTGATGGATCAGGCGTTAATGAAGAAACTGATGGCAAAGGGTCCTGTTGTTGA
- the LOC144444698 gene encoding very-long-chain (3R)-3-hydroxyacyl-CoA dehydratase 2-like, whose product MAAEEQKEKKRQISPAATAYLVLYNVVLCAGWTSIGVIMVKHYLETNSMDGMYEAFEMPLKVFQTAAVLEILHAIIGIVPSSVVLTAFQVFSRVFLLWGIVHSIPEVQNQIGVTTFMLAWTPTEIIRYAFYTFGLMNRLPYIITWCRYTLFIILYPLGVMGELTTFYKSLSYIKESEMFSMTLPNDYNVSFNFYYFVIVTLIMYIPVFPRLYSHMIRQRKKIIGGRSVKQD is encoded by the exons ATGGCTGCGGAGGAGCAGAAAGAAAAGAAACGGCAGATATCACCTGCAGCAACAGCCTACCTAGTGCTTTACAATGTCGTCTTGTGTGCAGG atgGACTTCTATCGGAGTCATTATGGTAAAACACTATTTGGAGACCAACTCCATGGATGGCATGTATGAAGCCTTTGAGATGCCTCTTAAAGTGTTCCAAACAGCTGCAGTACTTGAG ATACTACATGCAATCATTGGTATAGTTCCTTCATCTGTTGTGCTTACTGCATTTCAAGTCTTCTCAAGGGTGTTTCTACTCTGGGGAATTGTACATAGTATACCAGAG gtgcAAAATCAGATAGGAGTTACTACATTCATGTTGGCGTGGACACCGACCGAGATAATCCGTTATGCATTCTATACCTTTGGTTTAATGAATAGATTACCATATATTATCACATGGTGTCGTTATACACTCTTCATTATACTCTATCCATTAGGTGTTATG GGAGAATTGACAACTTTCTACAAGTCTTTGTCGTACATTAAGGAGTCTGAAATGTTTTCGATGACACTGCCCAATGACTATAATGTGTCCTTCAATttctattattttgtcattgtcaCTTTGATAATGTACATACCAG tGTTTCCTAGGCTCTACTCTCACATGATAAGACAAAGGAAGAAGATAATCGGTGGTAGATCTGTGAAGCAAGATTAA